Proteins encoded in a region of the Raphanus sativus cultivar WK10039 chromosome 8, ASM80110v3, whole genome shotgun sequence genome:
- the LOC108819593 gene encoding ethylene-responsive transcription factor CRF4 has protein sequence MIMDEYMELRPVKYTEHKTVIKKYTKKLPAESKKKISTGRDMARLVRVCVMDRDATDSSSDDEEFLLPRRRVKRLINEIRVEPSSSGEVLAGKSLSVDPPVQKVSVSGADQNQRKFRGVRRRPWGKYAAEIRDPEQRRRIWLGTFSTAEEAAMVYDNAAIRLRGPDALTNFTVPTEPEPESNVSVSLTSDSMDDSHHLSSPTSVLNYQISEPMDEPVKPVKQEFLEREPISWPIGEDTSDNTDDSFPLDIPFLDKYFNESLPDISIFDQTMSTIESSDKDFFNGLMFFDDNIGGENYYSDIKEIGSVLNDLDEALISDLLAV, from the coding sequence ATGATTATGGATGAATACATGGAGTTAAGACCAGTGAAGTACACGGAGCACAAGACAGTGATCAAGAAGTACACTAAAAAGTTACCAGCGGAGAGCAAGAAGAAGATCAGCACTGGTCGTGACATGGCGAGGTTGGTCCGTGTGTGCGTGATGGACCGTGATGCCACTGATTCGTCAAGCGACGACGAGGAGTTTTTGCTCCCGAGAAGACGTGTCAAGAGACTGATCAACGAGATCAGAGTCGAACCTAGCTCCTCCGGCGAAGTCTTGGCCGGAAAAAGCCTCTCCGTCGATCCTCCGGTTCAGAAGGTCTCTGTTTCCGGCGCCGATCAAAACCAGAGGAAGTTCCGCGGCGTGAGGCGGCGACCGTGGGGAAAATACGCGGCGGAGATTCGTGATCCTGAGCAACGCCGGAGGATCTGGCTCGGTACTTTCTCAACGGCCGAGGAAGCCGCCATGGTCTACGACAACGCAGCTATCAGGCTTCGTGGCCCTGATGCTCTCACCAACTTCACTGTTCCAACAGAACCGGAACCAGAGAGCAACGTATCAGTTTCTTTGACATCAGACTCAATGGATGATTCTCATCATTTATCATCTCCGACATCGGTTCTCAACTACCAAATCTCCGAACCAATGGATGAACCGGTCAAACCGGTTAAACAAGAGTTCCTTGAAAGGGAACCAATAAGTTGGCCTATTGGAGAAGATACTAGTGATAATACCGATGATTCATTTCCATTGGACATTCCATTTCTCGACAAATATTTCAATGAATCATTGCCCGACATCTCTATCTTCGATCAAACCATGTCTACTATTGAATCATCGGACAAGGATTTCTTCAACGGCCTGATGTTTTTTGATGACAACATAGGAGGAGAAAACTATTATTCTGATATCAAGGAGATAGGATCAGTGTTAAATGATCTAGATGAAGCTTTGATTTCTGATCTTTTAGCTGTGTGA